The following coding sequences lie in one Nonomuraea muscovyensis genomic window:
- a CDS encoding LacI family DNA-binding transcriptional regulator, translating into MSAKRRVTIALIAEEAGVSIPTVSKVINGRPEVAPETRHRVERLLRERGYQRRASHGETPAGLVDLVFAEIESPWAMEIVRGAEGAAHEAGASLVISVLHTHAGPGRDWMERLAGRRTDGVVIVASKLSAGVQDQLSARSLPFVVVDPEGEPAPGVVSVGATNWNGGLAATRHLIELGHRRIAMISGPADMLCSQARIDGYRAALETAGIPVEPELIRRGTFLVDSGHDHGHALLSLDDPPTAIFAGSDLQAFGVFEAARQRGLRVPADLSVVGFDDLPLARSAWPPLTTVRQPLQEMAALATRTVLGMGRGEVPETRRVELATELIVRESTAPPAA; encoded by the coding sequence ATGTCAGCGAAGAGGCGGGTGACGATAGCCCTGATAGCCGAGGAGGCCGGGGTGTCCATCCCCACGGTCTCCAAGGTCATCAACGGTCGTCCCGAGGTCGCTCCGGAGACCCGGCACCGGGTCGAGCGGCTGCTGCGCGAGCGCGGCTACCAGCGGCGCGCCAGCCACGGCGAAACCCCGGCGGGCCTCGTCGACCTGGTGTTCGCCGAGATCGAGTCGCCGTGGGCGATGGAGATCGTGCGCGGCGCCGAGGGCGCCGCCCACGAGGCCGGGGCCAGCCTCGTCATCTCCGTCCTGCACACCCACGCCGGTCCCGGCCGCGACTGGATGGAGCGCCTGGCCGGCCGGCGCACCGACGGCGTGGTCATCGTGGCCTCCAAGCTGTCGGCGGGCGTCCAGGACCAGCTCAGCGCCCGCTCGCTGCCGTTCGTCGTGGTCGACCCGGAGGGCGAGCCGGCCCCCGGCGTCGTGTCGGTGGGCGCCACCAACTGGAACGGCGGGCTCGCCGCCACCCGCCACCTCATCGAGCTGGGCCACCGGCGCATCGCCATGATCAGCGGCCCGGCCGACATGCTGTGCAGCCAGGCCAGGATCGACGGCTACCGGGCGGCTCTGGAGACCGCCGGGATCCCGGTCGAGCCGGAGCTGATCCGGCGTGGCACGTTCCTGGTCGACTCGGGCCACGACCACGGTCACGCGCTGCTGTCGCTCGACGACCCGCCCACCGCGATCTTCGCGGGCAGCGACCTGCAGGCGTTCGGCGTGTTCGAGGCGGCGCGCCAGCGCGGCCTGCGGGTCCCCGCCGACCTCAGCGTGGTCGGCTTCGACGACCTGCCGCTGGCCCGGTCGGCCTGGCCGCCGCTGACCACGGTCCGCCAGCCGCTGCAGGAGATGGCGGCCCTGGCCACCCGCACGGTGCTCGGCATGGGCCGCGGCGAGGTGCCCGAGACGCGGCGGGTGGAACTGGCCACCGAACTGATCGTCCGCGAGAGCACCGCTCCGCCCGCCGCGTGA
- a CDS encoding carbohydrate ABC transporter permease: MTTLTRGPEAPARPAHRRPDPRRRRIRVTVTLFVLPALVLFLLLVVAPIVVAFYASAFKWNGFGGLPTNFVGLDNFTRLLGSDLFHQDLRNLVLLIAFSLVVQLPFSLAVAMLLNQRIRGRAVYRLVFFAPYVLSEVITGVLFSLILSPGSGLANHLLGFVGLESSWLSDPDTVMYSLFLVMTWKYFGFHMMIYLAGRQGIPNELIEAAQIDGGTSWKVFRHVTLPLLGPTIRISVFLSVIYTIQLFDLVWILTEGGPSHASETMAVTMMEFGFGRNQVGYASAISVVMFVLSFIFALFYQRFVMRRDLEGASTRMGDHR; encoded by the coding sequence ATGACCACGCTGACCCGAGGGCCGGAGGCGCCCGCGCGTCCGGCCCACCGGCGGCCCGACCCCCGCAGGCGGCGCATCCGGGTGACTGTCACCCTGTTCGTGCTGCCCGCGCTGGTGCTCTTCCTGCTGCTGGTGGTGGCGCCCATCGTGGTCGCCTTCTACGCCAGCGCCTTCAAGTGGAACGGCTTCGGGGGCCTGCCCACGAACTTCGTCGGCCTGGACAACTTCACCCGGTTGCTCGGCAGCGACCTGTTCCACCAGGACCTGCGCAACCTGGTGCTGCTCATCGCGTTCTCGCTGGTGGTCCAGCTTCCCTTCTCGCTGGCCGTCGCGATGCTGCTGAACCAGCGCATCCGCGGGCGGGCGGTCTACCGGCTGGTGTTCTTCGCGCCGTACGTGCTCTCCGAGGTCATCACGGGCGTGCTGTTCTCGCTCATCCTGTCGCCGGGGAGCGGCCTGGCCAACCACCTGCTGGGCTTCGTCGGCCTGGAGTCGTCGTGGCTGTCCGACCCGGACACCGTGATGTACTCGCTGTTCCTGGTCATGACGTGGAAGTACTTCGGCTTCCACATGATGATCTACCTCGCGGGGCGGCAGGGCATCCCGAACGAGCTGATCGAGGCCGCGCAGATCGACGGCGGCACGTCGTGGAAGGTCTTCCGGCACGTCACGCTGCCGCTGCTCGGCCCGACGATCCGGATCAGCGTCTTCCTGTCGGTCATCTACACGATCCAGCTCTTCGACCTGGTGTGGATCCTCACCGAAGGCGGCCCGTCGCACGCCTCGGAGACCATGGCCGTCACGATGATGGAGTTCGGCTTCGGCCGCAACCAGGTGGGCTACGCGAGCGCCATCAGCGTGGTGATGTTCGTGCTCAGCTTCATCTTCGCGCTGTTCTACCAGCGGTTCGTGATGCGCCGCGATCTGGAGGGCGCCAGCACCCGGATGGGAGACCACCGTTGA
- a CDS encoding DUF6789 family protein, with amino-acid sequence MTRTLLSEAARGAAGGALATAAMSTVMVAGDRAGLMPDQPPKRIVRSLLPGHRHQPKPGEGLLATVAHFGFGIASGALFGALARRRRARVPLGIAYGLAIWLVSYAGWVPKVAALPPIHRDRPGRPAVMAAGHVVYGTALACALNRWDRRR; translated from the coding sequence ATGACGCGAACTCTCCTCAGCGAGGCGGCCAGGGGCGCCGCGGGCGGCGCCCTCGCCACGGCGGCGATGAGCACGGTCATGGTGGCCGGTGACCGGGCCGGGCTGATGCCCGACCAGCCGCCCAAGCGCATCGTCCGTTCCCTGCTGCCGGGGCACCGGCACCAGCCCAAACCGGGCGAGGGCCTGCTCGCCACCGTCGCCCACTTCGGCTTCGGCATCGCCTCGGGCGCGCTGTTCGGCGCGCTGGCCCGGCGCCGCCGCGCCAGGGTGCCGCTCGGGATCGCCTACGGGCTCGCGATCTGGCTGGTCAGCTATGCCGGGTGGGTGCCGAAGGTGGCCGCGCTGCCGCCGATCCACCGCGACCGGCCGGGCCGCCCGGCCGTGATGGCCGCGGGCCACGTCGTGTACGGAACGGCGCTGGCCTGCGCGCTCAACCGCTGGGACAGGCGCCGCTGA
- a CDS encoding alpha/beta hydrolase family protein has product MKRHLIVALGVACSLLAAPAAHAEGSSLVGTGAVETALPAPTTGRPVGSDTLHLVDPGRPDPWVPDFGDRQLVVSVWYPAAEASGSPAPYMTAAESAAVLAPFTNVPPDALAKTRTHARTGAPPAAAKRGLPLVLVSPGHAFPRATMTSLGEELAGRGYLVAAVGHTHESVATTLPDGRTVGCVTCQKKMTPEWGATITASRVKDMRFVLDELLEGRWGRLVDRSRIGMAGFSLGGNTVSQVMAADRRVRAGINLDGSLMPRTPAEPVRRPYLMLGTEANHTPVGDASWPEFWPHVRGWKRWLTVSGTNHASFTDYAVLQAQVGLPAQELDGERAIAVTRTYVRSFFDRHLLRERRPLLDGPSRAYPEVRFWRG; this is encoded by the coding sequence ATGAAACGACATCTCATCGTGGCCCTCGGCGTCGCGTGCTCGCTGCTCGCCGCTCCGGCCGCCCACGCCGAAGGCTCTTCCCTCGTCGGGACCGGCGCCGTCGAGACCGCGCTGCCCGCGCCCACCACCGGGCGGCCCGTCGGGTCCGACACGCTGCACCTGGTGGACCCCGGCCGTCCGGACCCGTGGGTGCCGGACTTCGGGGACCGGCAGCTCGTGGTGTCGGTGTGGTACCCGGCGGCCGAGGCGTCCGGCTCCCCCGCGCCCTACATGACGGCGGCCGAGTCGGCGGCCGTGCTCGCGCCGTTCACGAACGTCCCGCCGGACGCCCTGGCGAAGACGCGGACCCACGCGCGGACGGGCGCCCCGCCGGCCGCGGCGAAGCGCGGGCTGCCCCTCGTGCTGGTGTCGCCCGGCCACGCGTTCCCCCGGGCGACGATGACCTCGCTGGGCGAGGAGCTGGCCGGCCGCGGCTACCTGGTCGCCGCGGTCGGGCACACTCACGAGTCGGTGGCGACGACGCTGCCGGACGGCCGGACCGTCGGCTGCGTGACCTGCCAGAAGAAGATGACCCCGGAGTGGGGTGCGACGATCACCGCCAGCCGGGTGAAGGACATGCGGTTCGTGCTGGACGAGCTGCTGGAGGGCCGCTGGGGGCGGCTGGTCGACCGGTCGCGGATCGGCATGGCCGGGTTCTCGCTGGGCGGCAACACCGTCTCGCAGGTGATGGCCGCCGACCGCCGGGTGCGGGCCGGGATCAACCTGGACGGCAGCCTCATGCCCAGGACGCCCGCCGAGCCGGTGCGCCGGCCGTACCTGATGCTCGGCACCGAGGCCAACCACACGCCGGTCGGTGACGCGTCGTGGCCGGAGTTCTGGCCGCACGTGCGGGGCTGGAAGCGGTGGCTGACGGTGTCCGGCACGAACCACGCGTCGTTCACCGACTACGCCGTGCTGCAGGCGCAGGTCGGGCTGCCCGCACAGGAGCTCGACGGCGAGCGGGCGATCGCCGTCACCCGGACGTACGTCCGGTCGTTCTTCGACCGGCACCTCCTGCGCGAGCGGCGGCCGCTGCTGGACGGCCCGTCGCGCGCCTACCCGGAGGTGAGGTTCTGGCGCGGGTGA
- a CDS encoding sensor histidine kinase has protein sequence MRVNRQMAPVLLGVAVFTVSLGSASGGLGVVSGLPFPLPLAAAAAAGTAAWRVGRSWWPLAVVGAAAYVALAMWPPLVVASYFAGTRLRRTRDIALYLGVAGVVLAASVAAGRLAGGTRELATATPANALLMIVAAMVLPLVYGLWIRSRRDVLAAARERADRLEREQVLRAEQARTQERARIAREMHDVVAHRVSLMVLHAGALELGATDERSAGTAAVIGGIGREALADLRGLLGVLRSPEQPVPLAPQPTLADLDRLLDQSRALGIPVTRHDHGEPRPLGSTVERTAYRVVQEALTNVHKHAAGAPTDVHVRFLAGELRVEVCNRPAATGPVALPGSGWGLAGLRERVELLGGTLRTGPRDGGFGVVAAIPVEAA, from the coding sequence GTGCGGGTGAACAGGCAGATGGCGCCGGTGCTGCTCGGCGTGGCCGTCTTCACGGTGTCCCTGGGCTCGGCGAGCGGCGGGCTGGGCGTCGTGTCGGGCCTGCCGTTCCCGCTGCCGCTGGCCGCGGCGGCGGCAGCGGGAACGGCGGCCTGGCGGGTGGGGCGGTCATGGTGGCCGCTCGCCGTGGTCGGTGCCGCCGCCTACGTGGCGCTGGCGATGTGGCCGCCCCTCGTGGTCGCCTCCTACTTCGCGGGCACACGGCTGCGCCGGACCCGCGACATCGCCCTCTACCTGGGCGTGGCCGGCGTCGTGCTGGCCGCGTCGGTGGCGGCGGGCCGGCTCGCCGGCGGCACCCGCGAGCTGGCGACGGCCACCCCGGCCAACGCGCTGCTGATGATCGTCGCGGCGATGGTCCTGCCGCTGGTGTACGGGCTGTGGATCAGGTCCAGGCGCGACGTGCTGGCGGCGGCGAGGGAACGGGCCGACCGGCTGGAACGCGAGCAGGTGCTGCGCGCCGAGCAGGCGCGCACCCAGGAGCGGGCCCGGATCGCCCGGGAGATGCACGACGTCGTCGCCCACCGGGTCTCGCTCATGGTGCTGCACGCCGGGGCGCTGGAGCTGGGGGCGACCGACGAGCGCAGCGCCGGGACGGCGGCCGTGATCGGCGGCATCGGCCGGGAGGCGCTGGCCGACCTGCGCGGGCTGCTCGGGGTGCTGCGCTCGCCCGAGCAGCCCGTCCCGCTCGCGCCTCAGCCCACGCTGGCCGACCTCGACCGCCTGCTCGACCAGTCCCGCGCGCTCGGCATCCCGGTGACGCGGCACGACCACGGCGAGCCGCGCCCGCTCGGCTCCACGGTGGAGCGGACGGCGTACCGGGTGGTGCAGGAGGCGCTCACCAACGTGCACAAGCACGCGGCGGGCGCGCCCACCGACGTGCACGTGCGCTTCCTGGCCGGCGAGCTGCGGGTGGAGGTCTGCAACCGCCCGGCCGCGACCGGCCCGGTGGCGCTGCCCGGCTCAGGCTGGGGGCTCGCGGGGCTGCGGGAGCGGGTGGAACTGCTGGGTGGCACCCTGCGCACCGGTCCGCGGGACGGCGGCTTCGGCGTGGTCGCCGCCATCCCTGTGGAGGCGGCGTGA
- a CDS encoding extracellular solute-binding protein, translating into MKRSFALIATAALVAGCGGGGGTTASEPSKDGSPAKVTLEMWHLSTSDPMKTIMANWAKEFEARHPHVTIKATVLENEAYKAKLTTLTQSGKAPDVFATWGGGVLKQQIDAELVKDLSADVAPVLGTFTKASLSAYQFDGKTYGLPYDIGMVGFWYNKKLFEQAGITQPPATWAAFLDAVGKLKAAGTTPIALAGKEKWPGHYYWTYLAMRIAGLPALQQAAVDKNFDTPDFVTAGRQLKALVDLQPFQKGFLGAGYSTPDGQAASVANGKAAMELMGQWAPSVQNDAGKGLGDDLAFFPFPAVDGGKGVATEALGGGGGLAVGADAPAEAVEFLKFVTQMDVHSKSTAAGGTLPVLQGEESAVKDPNLKVVSESLSGATGFQLYLDQAYPPAVGAEVNDSVAQLIAGTKTPEQVVRSITEVAQSE; encoded by the coding sequence ATGAAACGGAGTTTCGCGCTGATCGCGACGGCGGCACTCGTCGCCGGGTGCGGTGGCGGCGGCGGGACCACGGCGTCCGAACCGAGCAAGGACGGCTCGCCGGCGAAGGTCACGCTCGAGATGTGGCACCTGTCGACCAGCGACCCGATGAAGACGATCATGGCCAACTGGGCGAAGGAGTTCGAGGCCCGGCATCCCCACGTCACCATCAAGGCCACCGTCCTGGAGAACGAGGCGTACAAGGCCAAGCTCACCACGCTGACGCAGTCCGGCAAGGCCCCGGACGTCTTCGCCACCTGGGGCGGCGGCGTGCTCAAGCAGCAGATCGACGCCGAGCTGGTCAAGGACCTCTCCGCCGACGTGGCCCCCGTCCTCGGCACGTTCACCAAGGCGTCGCTGTCGGCCTACCAGTTCGACGGCAAGACCTACGGGCTGCCGTACGACATCGGCATGGTGGGCTTCTGGTACAACAAGAAGCTCTTCGAGCAGGCCGGCATCACCCAGCCGCCCGCGACCTGGGCCGCGTTCCTCGACGCGGTCGGGAAGCTCAAGGCGGCCGGCACCACGCCGATCGCGCTCGCGGGCAAGGAGAAGTGGCCCGGCCACTACTACTGGACCTACCTGGCCATGCGGATCGCCGGCCTGCCCGCGCTCCAGCAGGCGGCGGTGGACAAGAACTTCGACACCCCCGACTTCGTGACCGCCGGCCGGCAGCTCAAGGCGCTGGTGGACCTGCAGCCGTTCCAGAAGGGCTTCCTCGGCGCCGGCTACTCCACCCCCGACGGCCAGGCGGCGAGCGTCGCCAACGGCAAGGCCGCCATGGAGCTGATGGGCCAGTGGGCCCCGTCGGTGCAGAACGACGCGGGCAAGGGCCTCGGCGATGACCTCGCCTTCTTCCCCTTCCCGGCGGTCGACGGCGGCAAGGGCGTGGCGACCGAGGCGCTCGGCGGAGGCGGCGGCCTGGCCGTCGGCGCGGACGCGCCCGCCGAGGCGGTGGAGTTCCTCAAGTTCGTCACCCAGATGGACGTCCACAGCAAGAGCACCGCGGCGGGCGGCACGCTGCCGGTGCTGCAGGGCGAGGAGAGCGCGGTCAAGGACCCCAACCTCAAGGTCGTCTCCGAGTCGCTGTCGGGCGCCACGGGCTTCCAGCTCTACCTCGACCAGGCGTACCCGCCGGCCGTCGGCGCCGAGGTCAACGACAGCGTGGCCCAGCTGATCGCCGGCACGAAGACACCCGAGCAGGTCGTGCGGTCGATCACGGAAGTGGCCCAGAGCGAATGA